One window of the Rhipicephalus sanguineus isolate Rsan-2018 chromosome 2, BIME_Rsan_1.4, whole genome shotgun sequence genome contains the following:
- the LOC119383182 gene encoding LOW QUALITY PROTEIN: oxidation resistance protein 1-like (The sequence of the model RefSeq protein was modified relative to this genomic sequence to represent the inferred CDS: inserted 3 bases in 2 codons): MDMFLKXSSRHITDGQGVVMGTLLVTPNNVMFIPNVSDALVMEHGSECYEVTAPMDMVVAAALYNDITHMRLRDTVDPASGVQLEEPYRPADYQPPPKDQASASQNTSELAKPSQECATEVPPVPSTQDAIEKPCSALSHTVETLEEPAPGQMAGTEGKVIITSPPKTPEEGTASSCQVSTNMSGPGAEIENKASTMVSSDVSVPECKPPKEVQDTVIADTVVKSKNLEQVLEQDIKQNVHLKSGTQKPEAVVESTEQSKAKLESKDKFTLEKPLHSGPQKEVCMVQAKENSGLEATSTLSGEAEPDVGRGASKPLSVDAAPAPQAHEKLXKLEAAAVETGTGESNNMVPRGTQLEVELSSGTVHVVKDDRAGDKLVTKDITALTNVQDKLLTDTATPQNKILGTEESAAAKKKEKKTAEEYLFKPIDKASESPPTLRREPDNGSRREKAFTPPPPSSGGKSLPEPARWSRMLSPTLKLDSSSDVPAPEPRSAASTESITLRMREWASAEGGISSDRSQESAHERVLKRLSNPMESISSYTHSISKMIVSSPKSLADFVRGADDPPSTPPPQLPAQQPAADEKRPSSRADNANVWLKNMVEEKPELFAAFEKLVPRLAQSSEATLLYLCLRMGRPLHKKVQCSATTSSKRRIRPQYWFGIPRNRADELYYFLEKWAPSIYGDVHRVDMASRGFEPLPEPADEEETERLTALSHIAGTISGGEEGRDTPDMSGSSKGHHGSKKGHGGALRFFKLFDSGTAPPEAAAVSLADWEVVSMSETRRESAIDLTDLPLPELLDSTEIFTEEHRRELCKHLPARAESYSWALVYSTLKHGFSLKTLYREMLKIESPILLAVLDTEGAVFGVLTSCSLRMSDYFYGTGESFLFTFHPEFKLYKWTGENGYFIKGNADSLAFGAGDGQFGLWLDGDLFHGRSRRCKTYENDVLSTNEDFVVKAIEAWGFV, translated from the exons ATGGACATGTTCCTGA ATTCATCGCGACACATAACAGACGGTCAGGGAGTGGTGATGGGAACACTTCTGGTGACTCCCAACAATGTGATGTTCATACCCAATGTGTCCGACGCACTCGTCATGGAGCATGGTTCCGAATGCTACGAAGTGACCGCCCCCATGGACATGGTGGTGGCCGCAGCCCTCTACAACGACATTACACATATGCGCCTTCG TGACACGGTGGACCCTGCTTCCGGTGTTCAGCTGGAGGAACCATACCGGCCTGCAGACTACCAACCACCCCCTAAAGACCAGGCTAGTGCCAGTCAGAATACATCAGAGCTAGCCAAGCCTTCGCAAGAATGTGCTACAGAAGTACCGCCTGTTCCTTCAACGCAAGATGCCATTGAAAAGCCTTGCTCCGCGCTTTCCCACACTGTGGAAACTCTAGAAGAACCTGCACCTGGTCAAATGGCAGGCACCGAGGGTAAAGTAATCATCACTTCACCACCCAagacgccagaggaaggcacggCCTCTTCTTGCCAAGTCAGCACTAACATGTCGGGGCCAGGAGCTGAGATTGAGAACAAAGCTTCCACAATGGTATCGTCAGATGTGTCTGTGCCAGAGTGTAAGCCACCAAAAGAGGTCCAAGATACGGTCATCGCAGACACTGTTGTGAAGTCAAAGAATCTGGAACAAGTGCTGGAACAAGACATCAAGCAAAATGTACATTTGAAAAGTGGCACGCAGAAGCCAGAAGCAGTTGTAGAGTCCACTGAACAGAGTAAAGCAAAATTGGAAAGCAAGGACAAGTTCACGTTGGAAAAGCCACTGCATTCTGGGCCACAAAAGGAAGTGTGTATGGTCCAAGCCAAAGAAAATTCTGGTTTGGAAGCGACGAGTACCTTATCCGGTGAAGCAGAGCCTGATGTTGGAAGAGGTGCATCAAAACCACTCTCTGTAGACGCAGCACCAGCTCCACAGGCCCACGAAAAACT GAAGCTGGAAGCTGCTGCTGTTGAAACGGGCACCGGGGAGTCTAACAATATGGTGCCTCGTGGTACTCAGCTTGAAGTCGAACTGTCTTCTGGAACTGTCCATGTGGTGAAAGACGACCGGGCTGGCGACAAGCTTGTGACCAAGGACATTACAGCTCTGACGAACGTTCAGGATAAGTTGCTGACAGATACAGCAACACCGCAAAATAAGATTCTCGGTACGGAAGAGAGCGCAGCagccaaaaagaaagagaagaagactgCTGAAGAGTACTTGTTCAAGCCCATCGACAAGGCGTCAGAGTCTCCACCAACACTGCGTAGGGAGCCAGACAACGGAAGTCGCCGGGAAAAGGCATTCACACCGCCGCCACCATCATCAGGTGGGAAAAGCTTACCTGAGCCAGCACGCTGGTCTCGCATGCTGAGTCCGACGCTGAAGCTAGACTCGTCAAGCGATGTGCCAGCCCCAGAGCCACGCAGTGCTGCCTCGACGGAGAGCATTACTCTACGCATGAGGGAGTGGGCTTCGGCAGAAGGTGGGATTTCTTCCGATAGGTCCCAGGAGTCTGCACATGAGCGGGTACTCAAGCGACTCTCAAATCCAATGGAGTCAATCTCGTCATACACGCACTCCATCTCCAAGATGATTGTGTCGTCACCCAAATCGCTGGCTGACTTTGTGCGTGGTGCTGATGATCCGCCATCTACACCTCCACCACAGTTGCCAGCGCAGCAGCCGGCAGCGGATGAAAAGAGGCCCTCTTCGCGAGCCGATAATGCCAATGTCTGGCTCAAGAACATGGTTGAGGAAAAGCCAGAGCTGTTTGCAGCATTTGAGA AACTGGTTCCTCGGCTAGCACAGTCATCAGAGGCCACACTGCTCTACTTGTGCCTGCGCATGGGAAGACCCCTGCACAAGAAAGTCCAGTGCTCCGCCACCACCTCCTCCAAGCGGCGTATACGGCCCCAGTACTGGTTTGGGATCCCACGGAATCG AGCGGATGAGCTGTACTACTTCCTGGAAAAGTGGGCGCCTTCGATCTATGGCGACGTGCATCGGGTGGACATGGCCAGTCGTGGATTCGAGCCATTGCCCGAGCCTGCAGACGAGGAGGAGACCGAGAGGCTCACTGCCTTAAGCCACATTGCGGGGACGATCAGCGGTGGTGAAGAAGGGCGCGACACTCCTGACATGAGCGGCAGCAGTAAGGGCCACCATGGCTCCAAAAAGGGCCACGGTGGCGCTCTGCGCTTCTTCAAGCTTTTTGACAGTGGCACGGCACCACCCGAAGCCGCTGCAGTCTCCCTTGCTGACTGGGAG GTGGTGTCTATGAGTGAAACACGCAGGGAGTCTGCAATAGACCTGACTGACCTACCCTTGCCCGAGTTGCTCGATTCCACGGAAATATTTACCGAGGAGCACCGTCGGGAG CTGTGCAAGCACCTTCCAGCACGTGCGGAGAGTTATTCCTGGGCGCTCGTGTACAGTACGCTGAAACATGGCTTCAGCCTCAAGACTCTTTACCGTGAGATGCTCAAGATTGAATCGCCGATCCTGCTTGCGGTGTTGGACACTGAAGGCGCT GTTTTCGGTGTTCTGACATCGTGTTCCCTGAGGATGAGTGACTACTTCTATGGCACTGGAGAATCATTTCTTTTTACGTTCCACCCAGAGTTCAAG